In Aedes albopictus strain Foshan chromosome 3, AalbF5, whole genome shotgun sequence, the following are encoded in one genomic region:
- the LOC134290285 gene encoding histone H2B-like, whose translation MIFGCVCRNSRVTDNHREKLGTTLGTTAPKVSGKAIKKSFAGKAQKIIVKGEKRKKKPRRKESYVKSFVNDICERIAAEASRLAHYNKLSTVTSREIQPAIRLLLPGELAKHAVSEGTKAVTNYTSWK comes from the exons ATGATTTTTGGCTGTGTCTG TAGGAATAGCAGAGTGACCGACAACCACCGCGAAAAGCTCGGCACCACCCTTGGCACCACCGCACCGAAAGTAAGCGGAAAGGCCATCAAGAAGTCGTTCGCCGGCAAGGCTCAGAAGATTATCGTGAAGGGCGAAAAGAGGAAGAAGAAGCCACGCCGGAAGGAAAGCTACGTTAAAAG CTTCGTCAACGACATCTGCGAACGCATCGCCGCCGAAGCCTCCCGTCTGGCGCACTACAACAAGCTGTCGACGGTCACCTCCCGGGAAATTCAACCCGCCATCCGGTTGCTGCTCCCCGGAGAGTTGGCCAAGCATGCTGTGTCCGAAGGTACCAAGGCCGTCACTAACTACACAAGCTGGAAGTAA